Proteins from a single region of Parasedimentitalea psychrophila:
- a CDS encoding DUF6505 family protein encodes MQLARAIHLDDSDQRVFASQARTGEWCISGGFEFSNWGESDLIGKPRQAFANGWIGLETAGRVTFVAVTRIEPEEFDRLTDMLAQHFVNFYGAPNLEAARPFATEELLQMRDLCATHAPNTLLTVSRQLTAAGVKEAFRVIEPQQAGLDQFAIHGDIAG; translated from the coding sequence ATGCAGCTCGCCCGTGCCATCCATCTCGACGACAGCGACCAACGTGTCTTTGCCAGCCAGGCCCGCACCGGCGAATGGTGCATCTCGGGTGGCTTTGAATTCTCCAACTGGGGCGAGTCCGACCTGATCGGCAAGCCGCGCCAGGCCTTTGCCAATGGCTGGATTGGCTTGGAAACCGCAGGCCGGGTTACCTTTGTCGCGGTCACCCGGATTGAACCGGAGGAATTCGACCGGCTGACCGATATGCTGGCGCAGCATTTTGTAAACTTCTACGGCGCCCCCAACCTTGAGGCCGCGCGCCCGTTTGCCACCGAGGAACTGCTGCAAATGCGCGACCTCTGCGCCACCCATGCGCCGAACACACTGCTCACGGTGTCGCGCCAGCTCACCGCTGCCGGTGTCAAAGAGGCGTTTCGGGTGATCGAGCCACAGCAGGCCGGGCTGGACCAGTTCGCGATCCACGGCGACATCGCGGGCTGA
- a CDS encoding substrate-binding domain-containing protein — protein sequence MKRTLMGAVAALTLATASLAEEMKLAVTTSFHNSGLSEVLLPAIQADLGLDVQLLVVGTGQALRLGEAGDVDAILVHSKAAEEKFLAGGNGTHRREIMYNDFVFVGPGGDAAGIGTAGDAAEALQKISAAEAVFVSRGDDSGTHKKELSLWASAALDVEEFGAWYTSVGAGMGAALNTASGLNGYILADRASWLNFGNKADLQLLFAGDPVLFNQYSYIPVNPAKHPHVKSALAAALEIWLVSDRARVLIDTYQIKGETLFVFNGAQK from the coding sequence ATGAAACGGACGTTGATGGGCGCGGTTGCGGCGCTCACATTGGCCACCGCATCGCTGGCTGAAGAGATGAAACTGGCGGTGACCACCTCGTTCCACAACTCGGGGCTGTCGGAGGTATTGCTGCCGGCCATTCAGGCCGATCTTGGCCTCGATGTGCAGCTGCTGGTGGTGGGCACTGGCCAGGCGCTAAGATTGGGCGAGGCCGGTGATGTGGACGCCATTCTGGTCCACTCAAAGGCTGCAGAAGAAAAATTTCTGGCAGGCGGCAACGGCACCCACCGACGTGAAATCATGTATAATGATTTTGTCTTTGTCGGCCCCGGCGGCGATGCTGCGGGCATTGGAACGGCTGGTGATGCCGCCGAAGCCCTGCAAAAGATATCAGCGGCTGAGGCGGTGTTTGTCAGCCGTGGCGACGACAGTGGCACCCATAAAAAGGAGCTGAGCCTTTGGGCCTCAGCGGCGCTGGATGTGGAGGAATTTGGCGCGTGGTATACCTCTGTTGGGGCGGGAATGGGAGCGGCGCTGAACACCGCCTCGGGGCTGAATGGCTATATCCTGGCAGATCGGGCCAGTTGGCTGAATTTTGGCAATAAAGCAGATCTGCAGCTGTTGTTTGCAGGCGATCCGGTTTTGTTCAACCAGTATAGCTATATCCCGGTGAACCCAGCCAAACATCCCCATGTGAAGAGCGCCCTGGCGGCGGCCTTGGAGATCTGGCTGGTGTCCGATCGCGCCAGGGTGCTTATTGATACCTATCAGATCAAGGGTGAGACACTGTTTGTGTTCAATGGCGCCCAGAAATAG
- a CDS encoding ATP-binding cassette domain-containing protein, translating to MQMFPLKAKQAVVRRQGKVLAGPIDLTLQGQGVTIVIGPNGAGKTSLLKMLHGIVRLNGGSLNWACPTVEARKHQGFVFQAPVMMRRSVLENIAYPLRLIGVAKAEARLRAQDWAGQVGLGHALKQQATILSGGERQKLALARALIRDPQVLFLDEPCASLDGRATREIEEILTRAAANGTRLIMSTHNMGQAQRLADEVIFVLHGKIHEFSPAEVFFARPATQQGRAFLRGDIVE from the coding sequence ATGCAGATGTTCCCGCTGAAAGCAAAGCAGGCGGTGGTGCGGCGTCAGGGCAAGGTGCTGGCCGGGCCGATTGACCTGACCTTGCAAGGCCAGGGGGTGACCATTGTCATTGGTCCCAACGGGGCCGGGAAAACCTCGCTGCTGAAGATGCTGCATGGGATCGTCCGCTTGAACGGCGGCAGCCTGAACTGGGCCTGCCCGACGGTGGAGGCGCGCAAACACCAGGGGTTTGTGTTTCAGGCGCCAGTGATGATGCGGCGCTCGGTGCTAGAGAATATTGCCTATCCTCTGCGCCTGATTGGCGTTGCAAAAGCTGAGGCCCGACTGCGGGCGCAGGACTGGGCCGGGCAGGTCGGTCTGGGCCATGCGCTGAAACAGCAGGCCACAATACTGTCCGGCGGCGAGCGGCAAAAGCTGGCATTGGCGCGGGCCTTGATCCGCGATCCGCAGGTGCTGTTCCTGGACGAGCCCTGCGCCTCTCTGGATGGCCGCGCCACCCGTGAGATCGAAGAAATCCTGACCCGGGCTGCGGCCAATGGCACCCGGCTGATCATGTCGACCCATAACATGGGACAGGCACAGAGACTGGCCGATGAGGTCATATTTGTGCTGCATGGCAAAATACATGAATTTTCACCGGCAGAGGTGTTTTTTGCCAGACCCGCGACCCAACAGGGCCGGGCGTTTCTGAGGGGGGATATTGTCGAATGA
- a CDS encoding ABC transporter permease, with protein sequence MSDLWGGLTQAFWLLATMDADLVEISLRSLRVTLTALLVASVLALPFAAFLVVRRFRLRRMTIAVLNALMGLPPVVVGLVVYVFLSRSGPFGVFGLLFTPTAMIIAQVIIIVPLIASIAHQSLRELWGDYHDLLISLNTTQFQRIQALLWDGRRALLTAALAGFGRAIGEVGAIMIVGGNIDHATRVLTTAIALETGKGDFALALALGFVLIALAVAVNLMIHRLSHTESEGRW encoded by the coding sequence ATGTCTGACTTGTGGGGAGGATTGACACAGGCCTTTTGGCTGCTGGCGACGATGGATGCTGATCTGGTCGAGATCAGCCTGCGGTCGCTACGGGTGACTTTGACGGCGCTGCTGGTGGCCTCTGTACTTGCGCTGCCGTTTGCGGCCTTTCTGGTGGTGCGCCGGTTTCGCCTGCGCCGCATGACCATTGCTGTGCTGAATGCGCTGATGGGATTGCCGCCGGTGGTGGTTGGGCTTGTGGTCTATGTGTTTCTGTCCCGGTCCGGGCCATTTGGGGTGTTTGGGCTGCTGTTCACGCCAACCGCAATGATTATTGCCCAAGTGATCATCATTGTGCCGCTGATTGCCTCGATCGCGCATCAATCCCTGCGGGAATTGTGGGGCGATTACCACGACCTGCTGATCTCTTTGAATACCACCCAGTTTCAGCGCATTCAGGCGTTGCTCTGGGATGGTCGACGGGCGCTGTTGACGGCGGCGCTGGCGGGGTTCGGTCGCGCCATTGGCGAGGTCGGGGCGATTATGATCGTTGGCGGCAATATCGACCATGCAACCCGTGTGCTGACGACGGCGATTGCCTTGGAGACCGGTAAGGGTGATTTTGCGCTGGCTCTGGCGCTGGGCTTTGTGCTGATTGCCCTGGCGGTCGCAGTGAATCTGATGATCCACCGGCTTAGCCACACCGAGAGCGAGGGGCGCTGGTGA
- the nagA gene encoding N-acetylglucosamine-6-phosphate deacetylase — protein sequence MKKQLTALKGASILEGGQFCRDKVLLLRGARLEGIVSDQQVPPEAVEIDLAGGYLVPGFVDLQVNGGGGVMLNDTQDLATLRTIAQAHAAIGATSILPTLITDTPGHVQAAIRAVEAALAADVPGILGLHLEGPHLSKARKGAHDAALIRPMSDTDLELLLQAASRLPVLKITVAPETVTNAQIATLSGAGVLVSLGHTEADFDTCAAAAKAGARCVTHLFNAQSQITGREPGTVGAALALGGLSAGLIADGIHVHPASMSLALQAKCGPGQIFLVSDAMATAGSEIESFSLNGRQIHRSGNRLSLADGTLAGAHLELASAVGNLVEMCGLSLEQALAMAGEVPAALIGAAHLGSLAAGRQADVLHLNAALQIQTVWQRGCPV from the coding sequence ATGAAGAAGCAGCTGACCGCACTGAAGGGAGCATCGATACTGGAGGGCGGGCAGTTCTGCCGGGATAAAGTGCTGCTACTGCGCGGGGCGCGGCTGGAGGGCATCGTCTCGGATCAGCAGGTGCCCCCCGAGGCCGTTGAAATTGATCTGGCTGGCGGCTATCTGGTGCCCGGATTTGTCGATCTTCAGGTCAATGGTGGCGGCGGGGTGATGCTGAACGATACCCAGGATTTGGCTACTCTGCGGACAATTGCGCAGGCCCATGCCGCAATCGGCGCCACCTCTATTCTGCCAACCCTGATCACCGATACTCCCGGACATGTGCAAGCTGCCATCAGGGCGGTCGAGGCGGCGCTGGCCGCCGACGTACCGGGGATTCTGGGCCTGCATCTGGAGGGGCCGCATTTGTCCAAGGCCCGTAAGGGCGCCCATGATGCAGCCTTGATCCGCCCGATGAGCGATACCGATTTGGAGCTGTTGTTGCAGGCCGCGTCGCGGCTGCCTGTCTTGAAGATTACCGTTGCCCCTGAAACCGTCACCAATGCCCAGATTGCGACCCTGAGCGGTGCCGGTGTTCTGGTGTCGCTGGGGCATACAGAGGCAGATTTTGACACCTGCGCGGCCGCGGCCAAGGCCGGCGCCCGCTGTGTCACTCATCTGTTCAACGCCCAAAGCCAGATCACTGGACGCGAGCCCGGTACCGTTGGTGCGGCGCTTGCCTTGGGTGGGTTATCTGCCGGTCTGATTGCCGATGGGATCCATGTGCATCCTGCCAGTATGTCTCTGGCGTTACAGGCAAAATGCGGACCGGGGCAGATTTTTCTGGTCAGCGATGCTATGGCCACTGCCGGGTCGGAGATCGAGAGTTTCAGCCTGAACGGGCGCCAGATACACCGCAGCGGCAACCGGCTGAGCCTTGCTGATGGCACTCTGGCCGGGGCCCATCTGGAGCTGGCAAGTGCTGTGGGCAATCTAGTTGAAATGTGCGGGCTCTCTTTGGAGCAGGCTCTGGCTATGGCCGGTGAGGTTCCCGCTGCGCTGATTGGAGCGGCACATCTGGGCTCTCTGGCCGCGGGGCGGCAGGCAGATGTGCTGCACTTGAACGCGGCACTGCAGATCCAAACGGTTTGGCAGCGCGGCTGCCCGGTCTGA
- a CDS encoding SIS domain-containing protein: MTQNTKMRREIDEIPEAVDRLLTLGAADIARVAAVARELDPAFLTTVARGSSDHVCTYVKYASELLLGVPVASVGPSVASVYDARLNLNRGLSLAVSQSGQSPDIVAMTRSAGRDGALTVALTNDATSPLARLSAQSIDIQAGPELSVAATKTFVTSAVAGLWLLAEWKQDAELLAAIRALPGQLASAARINWPEVRDAIGGQQSLFTLGRGPVVAVSNEAALKFKETCQLHAESYSSAEVLHGPVSIVGPGFPVLGFAAGDGAESALAEVADQIASKGARVFATTAKVQGATCIDHIRSDHGLTDPLPLIVSFYSMVEALATSRGVDPDAPRHLKKVTETV, from the coding sequence ATGACCCAGAACACCAAAATGCGCCGCGAAATTGATGAAATCCCAGAGGCCGTAGACCGGCTGCTCACCCTGGGCGCAGCGGATATCGCTCGGGTTGCTGCTGTGGCCAGGGAGCTGGACCCGGCGTTTCTCACGACCGTTGCACGCGGATCCTCGGACCATGTATGCACCTATGTGAAATATGCGTCGGAACTGTTGCTGGGGGTGCCGGTTGCTTCGGTCGGGCCGTCGGTTGCCTCGGTCTATGACGCTCGCCTCAACCTGAACCGCGGCCTTAGTCTGGCGGTGTCGCAGTCGGGGCAGAGCCCGGATATTGTGGCCATGACGCGCAGCGCCGGGCGCGATGGTGCCCTGACTGTTGCACTGACCAATGATGCGACCTCGCCGCTGGCCAGGCTCAGCGCCCAGTCCATTGATATCCAGGCCGGACCCGAGCTGAGTGTTGCCGCCACCAAGACATTTGTGACCTCGGCGGTTGCCGGGCTGTGGTTGCTGGCCGAATGGAAACAAGACGCAGAACTGCTGGCGGCGATCCGGGCGCTGCCAGGGCAGTTGGCCTCTGCCGCAAGGATCAACTGGCCCGAGGTGCGGGACGCCATCGGCGGGCAGCAATCGCTGTTCACTTTGGGACGGGGACCTGTTGTTGCGGTGTCCAACGAAGCGGCGTTGAAGTTCAAGGAGACCTGCCAGTTGCACGCGGAAAGCTATTCTTCGGCTGAGGTGCTGCACGGGCCGGTGTCGATCGTTGGGCCAGGGTTTCCGGTGCTGGGGTTTGCTGCGGGGGACGGCGCCGAAAGCGCGCTTGCAGAGGTCGCCGATCAAATTGCCAGTAAGGGCGCGCGGGTTTTTGCCACCACCGCCAAGGTGCAGGGCGCCACCTGCATTGACCATATCCGCAGTGATCATGGGCTGACCGACCCGCTGCCGCTGATCGTTTCGTTTTACTCGATGGTCGAGGCCTTAGCCACATCGCGCGGGGTCGATCCCGATGCGCCACGGCATCTGAAGAAAGTGACGGAAACGGTATGA
- a CDS encoding GntR family transcriptional regulator yields MTADDLFKPGEWLDDVTGPRYVRLRSRIEAAIQDGLLPKGAPLPAEREIASLTGLSRVTVRRAMQDLVDRGIVVQRQGSGSFVSDAPPKVEQSLSLLTSFTEDMVRRGLSSSSEWLGRGIHMPSPEEEMVLALSPGESVARVERLRRADNRPMAIERASLPVDILPNPLQVETSLYKVLEASGNRPVRALQRISAINLGGEDAKLLGVEPGAAGLRIARTSYLPNRRVVEFTRSIYRGDAYDFVAELRLADQ; encoded by the coding sequence ATGACCGCTGATGACCTCTTTAAACCCGGAGAGTGGCTGGATGACGTGACTGGCCCTCGTTATGTGCGGCTGCGCTCAAGGATCGAGGCGGCCATTCAGGATGGGTTATTACCCAAAGGCGCGCCCCTGCCGGCCGAGCGTGAGATCGCAAGCCTGACCGGTTTGTCGCGCGTCACGGTGCGTCGCGCGATGCAGGATCTGGTGGATCGCGGCATCGTTGTTCAGCGCCAGGGCTCTGGCAGTTTTGTCTCAGACGCGCCGCCAAAGGTTGAACAATCCCTGTCCCTGCTGACCTCCTTTACCGAGGACATGGTGCGGCGCGGCTTGAGTTCCTCCAGTGAGTGGTTGGGGCGTGGAATTCATATGCCATCGCCCGAAGAGGAAATGGTGCTGGCCCTGTCGCCGGGTGAATCGGTTGCCAGGGTGGAGCGACTACGCCGGGCTGATAACCGGCCTATGGCGATCGAGAGGGCCTCGTTGCCGGTGGATATCCTGCCCAATCCGCTGCAGGTGGAAACCTCTTTGTATAAGGTGCTGGAGGCCAGCGGCAACCGTCCGGTGCGCGCCCTGCAACGGATTTCGGCGATAAATCTGGGGGGCGAGGATGCCAAGTTGTTGGGGGTAGAACCCGGCGCGGCCGGCCTGCGCATCGCGCGCACCTCGTATCTGCCCAACCGCCGGGTGGTCGAGTTCACCCGCTCTATCTATCGCGGCGATGCTTATGATTTTGTGGCTGAGTTGCGGCTGGCCGACCAATAG
- a CDS encoding BadF/BadG/BcrA/BcrD ATPase family protein: MSDSLHRPYIAIDGGGTSCRFALNAPGGMVTVRRGSANVFSAPDAAIETLTSGLAELAAQAGLNMAQLADIPLYAGLAGVTDAGSARLVADKLPCRHVQIEDDRRAAVVGALGLRSGCLIGIGTGSFLARQCGETVAFVGGYGAVLGDQASAGWLGKELLLRALLVLDGVEGSSDLVEACLGEFQHDAAQIVRFTVAAQPADYGVYAPQVVRAAKSGDAAGRILMAAGADYICKALVALGRQPGECLCAIGGVAAHYVDFLPPEISSGMMAPQGEALDGALELARRFAMQIWQEQI, from the coding sequence ATGAGCGATTCACTGCATAGGCCCTATATTGCCATTGATGGCGGCGGCACCTCGTGCCGGTTTGCGCTGAATGCGCCGGGGGGAATGGTGACTGTCCGGCGCGGCAGTGCCAATGTTTTCTCCGCACCTGATGCGGCGATAGAGACGTTGACCTCCGGGCTTGCTGAGCTGGCCGCGCAGGCTGGTCTCAATATGGCACAACTGGCTGACATCCCGCTTTATGCGGGGCTGGCCGGGGTGACGGATGCGGGTTCGGCGCGATTGGTGGCTGACAAGTTACCCTGTCGCCATGTTCAGATCGAAGATGATCGCCGGGCTGCGGTGGTCGGTGCTTTGGGTCTGCGGTCCGGCTGTTTGATCGGGATTGGCACCGGCTCTTTCTTGGCGCGTCAATGCGGCGAGACCGTTGCCTTTGTCGGCGGCTATGGCGCTGTGCTGGGGGATCAGGCTTCGGCCGGTTGGCTGGGCAAAGAGCTGTTGCTCCGGGCGCTGCTGGTGCTGGACGGGGTGGAGGGTAGCAGCGATCTGGTTGAGGCTTGTCTGGGTGAATTCCAGCATGATGCGGCCCAGATCGTGCGGTTTACAGTTGCGGCCCAGCCCGCCGACTATGGCGTTTATGCGCCGCAGGTGGTGCGGGCGGCAAAGTCCGGTGATGCCGCCGGGCGTATCCTGATGGCCGCCGGGGCGGATTATATCTGCAAGGCGCTGGTGGCGCTGGGCCGTCAGCCGGGGGAGTGCCTGTGTGCGATCGGTGGCGTTGCTGCGCATTACGTTGATTTCCTGCCGCCGGAAATTTCATCCGGCATGATGGCCCCTCAGGGCGAGGCGCTGGATGGTGCGTTGGAATTGGCGCGTCGCTTTGCGATGCAGATCTGGCAGGAACAGATATGA
- a CDS encoding N-acetylmuramic acid 6-phosphate etherase, which produces MAATASPQTETLHGDAAGLDLRADAEILSQLLRAQQAALGAMTSALPALASASELLVRSIRKGGRIHYVAAGSSALMGLADGAEIPGTFGLKADRIMIHMAGGVPMNGDMPGYTEDDAAAARVAAETVRAQDVVIAISASGSTAYPLRFAQAARDRGAAIISIANNADAPLFALADVAIHLDTPPELIAGSTRLGAATAQKVALNMISTLTGIRLGHVFDGMMVNLVADNEKLRARAVGIVTRITGVSDATARDCLQQADGAAKAAVLLAAGATSIQHANKLIEQSNGDLRAAMRHL; this is translated from the coding sequence ATGGCTGCGACAGCATCGCCGCAAACAGAGACACTGCACGGTGACGCTGCCGGGCTGGACCTGCGTGCGGACGCTGAAATTCTATCGCAGCTGCTGCGCGCCCAGCAGGCGGCACTTGGCGCCATGACCAGCGCCCTCCCCGCGCTCGCCTCTGCCAGCGAACTGCTGGTCAGATCCATTCGCAAGGGGGGCCGCATCCACTATGTCGCGGCCGGCTCATCCGCCCTGATGGGATTGGCCGATGGCGCTGAAATTCCCGGCACCTTTGGCCTGAAGGCTGATCGCATCATGATCCATATGGCTGGCGGCGTGCCGATGAATGGCGACATGCCGGGATACACCGAAGATGATGCCGCCGCCGCACGGGTTGCCGCCGAGACCGTGCGGGCGCAGGACGTGGTCATTGCCATTTCCGCCAGCGGTTCCACCGCCTACCCTCTGCGCTTTGCGCAAGCAGCGCGCGATCGCGGCGCGGCCATTATATCCATCGCCAACAACGCCGACGCGCCGTTGTTTGCGCTGGCCGATGTCGCCATTCACCTGGACACTCCGCCGGAGTTGATTGCCGGCTCGACCCGACTGGGGGCAGCCACGGCCCAAAAGGTCGCCCTGAATATGATATCGACCCTGACCGGCATCCGCCTGGGCCATGTGTTCGATGGCATGATGGTCAATCTGGTGGCCGACAACGAAAAACTGCGCGCGCGCGCAGTTGGAATTGTTACCCGCATTACCGGCGTTTCTGACGCCACTGCGCGAGACTGTTTGCAGCAAGCAGATGGTGCGGCCAAAGCCGCCGTTCTGCTGGCAGCCGGAGCCACATCCATTCAACACGCAAATAAACTCATTGAGCAGAGCAACGGAGACCTGCGTGCCGCCATGCGGCACCTATAA
- a CDS encoding ABC transporter substrate-binding protein, with product MNRKLLSLALLGSTILGGAAAAEVTLTIESWRNDDLILWQDKIIPAFEAANPDIKVKFTPSAPAEYNAVLNSKLDAGSAGDLITCRPFDASLALYDAGHLADLSDLDGMSNFSDVAKSAWQTDDAAASFCMPMASVIHGFIYNKDAFAELGLEVPETEAEFFAALETIKADGNYIPMAMGTNDQWEAATMGYNNIGPNYWKGEEGRLALIAGDQKLTDPQWVAPYEALAKWGEYLGDGYEAQTYPDSQNIFTLGRAAIYPAGSWEITGFNAQADFAMGAFKPPVMNAGDTCYISDHTDIALGMNAASPNAEAAKTFLNWMGTSEFASIYANALPGFFSLSNHDVAMEDPLAQEFVSWRGECESTIRSTYQVLSRGTPNLENETWGASVAAIKGSKSASDLGMELQDGLASWYAPQK from the coding sequence ATGAACCGGAAACTACTCAGCCTGGCACTTCTGGGCTCGACCATTTTGGGTGGCGCTGCTGCTGCCGAAGTCACGCTAACGATTGAGAGCTGGCGCAATGACGACCTGATCCTTTGGCAGGACAAGATCATTCCTGCCTTTGAAGCCGCCAACCCTGATATCAAAGTCAAATTCACCCCCTCGGCCCCGGCGGAATATAACGCTGTGCTGAACTCAAAACTGGATGCGGGCAGCGCCGGCGATCTGATCACCTGTCGCCCCTTTGATGCCTCACTGGCGCTGTATGACGCCGGCCACCTTGCCGACCTCTCGGACCTAGACGGCATGTCGAACTTCTCGGACGTTGCCAAATCAGCCTGGCAGACCGACGACGCCGCCGCCTCATTCTGTATGCCGATGGCCTCGGTGATCCACGGCTTTATCTACAACAAAGATGCCTTTGCCGAGTTGGGCCTTGAGGTTCCGGAAACCGAAGCCGAGTTCTTTGCCGCACTTGAGACCATCAAGGCCGACGGCAACTATATCCCGATGGCGATGGGCACCAATGACCAGTGGGAAGCCGCCACTATGGGTTATAACAACATTGGCCCCAACTACTGGAAGGGCGAAGAAGGCCGTCTGGCGCTGATCGCTGGCGATCAAAAGCTGACCGATCCGCAGTGGGTTGCCCCCTATGAGGCGCTGGCCAAATGGGGTGAGTATCTGGGCGACGGCTATGAGGCACAGACCTACCCTGACAGCCAGAACATCTTTACCCTGGGTCGCGCCGCGATCTATCCGGCCGGCAGCTGGGAGATCACCGGTTTTAACGCCCAGGCCGATTTTGCCATGGGGGCCTTCAAGCCGCCAGTGATGAACGCCGGTGACACCTGCTACATCTCGGATCACACCGACATTGCACTGGGCATGAATGCTGCATCCCCCAATGCCGAGGCCGCCAAGACCTTCCTCAACTGGATGGGCACATCCGAGTTTGCCTCGATCTACGCCAACGCGCTGCCGGGCTTCTTCTCGCTGTCCAACCACGATGTGGCGATGGAAGATCCGCTGGCACAGGAATTCGTCAGCTGGCGCGGCGAATGTGAATCCACCATCCGCTCAACCTATCAGGTTCTGTCACGCGGCACTCCGAATCTGGAAAACGAGACCTGGGGCGCATCCGTGGCGGCTATCAAAGGCAGCAAATCAGCCAGCGATCTTGGCATGGAGCTGCAGGACGGCCTGGCCAGCTGGTACGCGCCACAGAAGTAA
- a CDS encoding carbohydrate ABC transporter permease, producing the protein MKKTGIKWHIVVFLAPAVLVYTAIMIFPLFNTLRLALYTEVDQVRHFVGLDNFRTLFGNPHWSGQFWNALGNNMWFFFVHMIVQNPIGIALAAILSHPRLRFAAIYRTAIFVPTILSFVIVGFAWKLILSPIWGITPDMLKAVGLKWLFAPYLGKEEYALTTLALISVWQFVGIPMMLIYAALLSIPEEVLEAGEVDGITGFSAFWKIKLPLILPSIGIISILTFVGNFNAFDLIYTTQGALAGPAFSTDILGTFMYRTFFGFQLQLGDPHMGSAIASGMFGIILIGVCIYLFGIQTRLRRYQF; encoded by the coding sequence ATGAAGAAAACAGGCATCAAATGGCACATCGTTGTATTCTTGGCGCCTGCCGTGCTGGTCTATACTGCCATCATGATCTTCCCGCTGTTCAATACATTGCGGCTAGCGCTGTACACCGAGGTCGATCAGGTGCGCCACTTTGTCGGGCTGGATAACTTCCGCACCCTGTTTGGCAATCCCCATTGGTCGGGGCAGTTCTGGAATGCCCTGGGCAACAATATGTGGTTCTTCTTCGTCCATATGATCGTGCAGAACCCGATTGGCATTGCCCTTGCCGCCATCCTCAGCCATCCGCGCCTGCGCTTTGCCGCGATCTATCGCACCGCCATTTTTGTGCCCACCATCCTGTCCTTTGTGATCGTCGGCTTTGCCTGGAAACTGATCCTGTCACCGATCTGGGGCATCACCCCGGACATGCTGAAAGCAGTGGGGCTGAAGTGGCTTTTTGCGCCCTATCTGGGCAAAGAAGAATACGCGCTGACCACCCTGGCGCTGATCTCGGTCTGGCAATTTGTCGGCATCCCGATGATGCTGATCTATGCCGCCCTGCTGTCGATCCCCGAAGAGGTGCTGGAGGCCGGCGAAGTCGATGGTATCACCGGGTTCTCGGCCTTCTGGAAGATCAAACTGCCGCTGATCCTGCCGTCGATCGGCATTATCTCGATCCTGACCTTTGTCGGCAACTTCAACGCCTTTGATCTGATCTACACCACCCAGGGCGCGCTGGCAGGGCCGGCCTTCTCGACCGATATTCTGGGTACCTTCATGTATCGCACCTTCTTTGGCTTCCAGCTGCAACTGGGGGATCCGCATATGGGATCGGCCATCGCCAGCGGCATGTTTGGCATCATCCTGATCGGCGTCTGCATCTACCTGTTTGGTATCCAGACCCGGCTACGCCGCTATCAGTTTTAA
- a CDS encoding carbohydrate ABC transporter permease, with the protein MSNARANPFNSIAVHVALLTYTAIALFPVFVILINSFKTRKAIFRDPLALPDGDTFTLIGYQTVMKQGDFFLYFQNSMIVTVATLFFVLLFGAMAAFALAEYRFKGNLLLGLYLALGIMIPIRIGTVAILEMMVASGLVNTLWALILVYTAQGLPLAVFILSEFMRQVSDDLKNAGRIDGLSEYTIFFRLVLPLVRPAMATVAVFNMIPIWNDLWFPLILAPAEETKTLTLGSQVFIGQFVTDWNAVLSALSMAILPVMILYVIFSRQLIRGITSGAVK; encoded by the coding sequence ATGTCCAACGCCCGCGCCAACCCGTTCAACAGCATTGCCGTGCATGTCGCGCTGCTGACCTATACCGCCATTGCGCTGTTCCCGGTATTTGTGATCCTGATCAACAGCTTCAAGACCCGCAAAGCTATTTTTCGCGACCCATTGGCGCTGCCCGATGGCGATACCTTTACCCTGATCGGCTATCAGACGGTGATGAAGCAGGGGGATTTCTTCCTCTACTTCCAGAACTCGATGATCGTCACTGTCGCCACTCTGTTCTTTGTGCTGCTGTTTGGCGCCATGGCCGCCTTTGCGCTGGCCGAGTATCGGTTCAAGGGCAATTTGCTGCTGGGGCTGTATCTGGCGCTGGGGATCATGATCCCGATCCGCATCGGCACCGTCGCCATTCTTGAAATGATGGTCGCCAGCGGGCTGGTAAACACGCTGTGGGCGCTGATCCTGGTCTATACCGCGCAGGGGCTGCCGCTGGCGGTGTTTATCCTGTCCGAGTTCATGCGCCAGGTCTCGGATGACCTGAAAAACGCCGGCCGCATTGACGGATTGTCGGAGTACACCATCTTTTTCAGGCTGGTATTGCCGCTGGTGCGCCCGGCGATGGCAACAGTGGCGGTGTTCAACATGATCCCGATCTGGAATGATCTGTGGTTCCCGCTGATCCTGGCCCCGGCCGAGGAAACCAAGACCCTGACCCTGGGCAGCCAGGTGTTCATTGGCCAGTTTGTCACCGACTGGAACGCGGTGCTGTCGGCGCTGTCGATGGCGATCCTGCCGGTGATGATCCTCTATGTGATCTTCTCACGCCAGCTGATCCGGGGCATCACATCAGGAGCTGTGAAATGA